A genomic window from Prunus persica cultivar Lovell chromosome G2, Prunus_persica_NCBIv2, whole genome shotgun sequence includes:
- the LOC18786563 gene encoding probable ribonuclease P/MRP protein subunit POP5 — MVGFKNRYMVLEVILDPNRELVRKDPVIITSYNVTNAIKDSILENFGKCGLASLFGSFLVKYVNDITRLCIIRASREEYQKVWSAVTMVRSIAGCPVLFNLLDLSGSIKACKKAALKCDELKFEQHKIAVGSNLSAQDTQKMQNYLDKIKGLEH, encoded by the exons ATGGTGGGATTTAAGAATAGGTATATGGTATTGGAGGTTATCTTGGATCCTAATAGAGAGCTGGTGAGAAAAGATCCTGTTATAATTACCTCATATAATGTTACAAACGCTATCAAAGACAGCattcttgaaaattttgggaagtGTGGTCTGGCTTCATTGTTTGGATCATTCCTAG TGAAGTATGTAAATGACATTACAAGGCTGTGTATCATTAGAGCTTCAAGGGAGGAATATCAAAAAGTATGGTCTGCAGTTACTATGGTCAGGAGTATTGCAGGGTGCCCGGTGCTATTTAATTTGTTGGACCTAAGTG GAAGCATCAAAGCTTGTAAAAAAGCTGCCTTGAAGTGTGATGAACTAAAATTTGAGCAGCACAAGATTGCGGTTGGATCTAATCTTTCAGCTCAAGATACTCAAAAAATGCAGAACTATCTTGACAAGATCAAAGGCCTGGAGCACTAA